The sequence GATGAGTTCACCGAGGACGCGGCCGCTGAGGGCCTCGCTTTCGATGGCTCCTCCATCCGCGGATTCACCACCATCGATGAGTCGGATATGACCCTCCTGCCGGATCCGACCACGGCTTTCGTGGATCCGTTCCGCACCGCGAAGACCCTGAACATTAAGTTCTTCGTCCACGATCCGTTTACTCTCGAGTCGTTCAGCCGCGACCCGCGCAACATCGCCCGCAAGGCCGAGGAGTACCTCGCTTCTACCGGTATCGCCGATACTTGCAACTTCGGCGCAGAGGCAGAGTTCTACATCTTTGACTCTGTTCGCTACGGCACTGAAGTGCACAACGGTTTCTACGAGGTGGACACCGATGAGGGCTGGTGGAACCGTGGTTCCGAGACCAACTTCGATGGCACCCCGAACACCGGTTTCAAGACTCGCGTGAAGGGCGGATACTTCCCCACCGCGCCCGTCGACAAGCACGGCGAAGTCCGCGATGCCATGGTGCAGCAGCTGCAGAAGGCCGGCTTCGCCATTGAACGTTTCCACCACGAGGTAGGCAGCGGCCAGAACGAGATCAACTACCGCTTCGACTCCTTGCTGCACGCGGCGGATGATATTCAAACCTTTAAGTACATCATCAAAAACACCGCTGAGCAGTACGGCAAGACCGTCACATTCATGCCGAAGCCGCTGGCTGGTGACAACGGTTCTGGTATGCATGCCCACATGTCCCTGTGGAAGGACGGCCAGCCGCTCTTCCACGATGAGGCTGGCTACGCTGGGCTGTCTGACATGGCCCGCTACTACATCGGCGGCATCTTGGCCCATGCACCGGCTGTTTTGGCGTTCACCAACCCAACGCTGAACTCCTACCACCGTCTGGTCCCAGGCTTCGAGGCCCCGATCAACCTGGTGTACTCGCAGCGTAACCGTTCTGCTGCTATCCGCATCCCGATTACCGGTTCCAACCCGAAGGCTAAGCGCATCGAGTTCCGTGCACCGGACCCGTCAGGTAACCCCTACCTGGGATTCGCTGCCATGATGATGGCCGGCCTGGACGGTGTGAAGAACCGCATCGAGCCGCATGCTCCGGTGGATAAGGACCTCTACGAGCTTCCGCCGGCAGAGGCTGCCTCCATCCCGCAGGCCCCGACCTCCCTGGAAGCTTCTCTCGCCGCGCTGGAGGAAGACAATGACTTCCTGACTGAGGGCGATGTCTTCTCCGAGGACCTCATCGAGACCTACATCGAGTACAAGCGCGAGAACGAAATCACGCCGTCGCGTCTGCGTCCGACTCCGCTCGAGTTTGAGATGTACTACGACTGCTAAAGGA is a genomic window of Corynebacterium singulare containing:
- the glnA gene encoding type I glutamate--ammonia ligase, with protein sequence MSFETIQDVVKFIKEEDVKFVDIRFTDVPGAEHHFSIPADEFTEDAAAEGLAFDGSSIRGFTTIDESDMTLLPDPTTAFVDPFRTAKTLNIKFFVHDPFTLESFSRDPRNIARKAEEYLASTGIADTCNFGAEAEFYIFDSVRYGTEVHNGFYEVDTDEGWWNRGSETNFDGTPNTGFKTRVKGGYFPTAPVDKHGEVRDAMVQQLQKAGFAIERFHHEVGSGQNEINYRFDSLLHAADDIQTFKYIIKNTAEQYGKTVTFMPKPLAGDNGSGMHAHMSLWKDGQPLFHDEAGYAGLSDMARYYIGGILAHAPAVLAFTNPTLNSYHRLVPGFEAPINLVYSQRNRSAAIRIPITGSNPKAKRIEFRAPDPSGNPYLGFAAMMMAGLDGVKNRIEPHAPVDKDLYELPPAEAASIPQAPTSLEASLAALEEDNDFLTEGDVFSEDLIETYIEYKRENEITPSRLRPTPLEFEMYYDC